One genomic segment of Amycolatopsis granulosa includes these proteins:
- a CDS encoding FtsK/SpoIIIE domain-containing protein, whose amino-acid sequence MRKNTIPVAGLSIYDPVHLGIYEDGYGVDIELIWRNILLAGEPGAGKSVGLNNIVAHGALCPDLSLWLFDGKQVELGLWREVADLFVGPDIERALTALERLQAEMDRRYVELDRVRRRKIDRHDPFDVIMLVIDELALFSATMGTKDQQEQFVRLLRDLVARGRAAGIIVVAATQRPSADIIPTSLRDLFGYRMAYRCTTDSSSDIILGRGWAAQGFDASNIAPEERGVALLLAEGGTPRRMKTAYLTDEHIHSLVEYARQLRTRKTA is encoded by the coding sequence ATGCGGAAGAACACGATTCCGGTGGCTGGGCTTTCGATCTATGACCCTGTCCACCTCGGTATCTACGAAGACGGCTACGGCGTCGACATCGAGCTGATCTGGCGCAACATTCTGCTCGCTGGTGAGCCCGGTGCCGGAAAGTCGGTCGGGCTGAACAACATCGTTGCTCATGGGGCACTGTGCCCGGACCTGTCGTTGTGGCTGTTCGACGGCAAGCAGGTCGAGTTGGGCCTGTGGCGCGAGGTGGCCGACCTGTTCGTCGGCCCCGATATCGAACGCGCTCTGACCGCGCTGGAGCGGTTGCAGGCGGAGATGGACCGCCGGTATGTCGAGCTGGACCGGGTGCGGCGGCGCAAGATCGATCGTCACGACCCGTTCGACGTGATCATGCTTGTGATCGATGAACTGGCCCTGTTCTCGGCCACGATGGGCACCAAGGACCAGCAAGAACAGTTCGTCCGCCTGCTGCGCGACCTCGTGGCCCGGGGCCGGGCTGCCGGGATCATCGTCGTCGCTGCCACTCAACGGCCCTCGGCCGACATCATCCCCACTTCGCTGCGGGACCTGTTCGGGTATCGCATGGCTTATCGCTGCACTACTGATTCCAGCTCGGACATCATTCTCGGCCGGGGCTGGGCCGCGCAGGGATTCGACGCCTCCAACATCGCGCCGGAGGAACGCGGCGTCGCCCTGCTGCTCGCCGAAGGTGGCACCCCACGGCGGATGAAGACCGCCTATCTCACCGACGAGCACATCCATTCCCTCGTCGAATACGCGCGCCAACTCCGCACTCGCAAGACCGCTTAA